A single window of Loxodonta africana isolate mLoxAfr1 chromosome 10, mLoxAfr1.hap2, whole genome shotgun sequence DNA harbors:
- the LOC100670946 gene encoding ribonuclease 7, translated as MTPARAGFWPLLLLLLGLWVANVPVSAKPKDKTPAQWFEIQHVQPHPRGCNAAMGSINKDKKHCKGLNTFLHDSFSSVATTCKNPTIACKNHRKNCHKSRGPVSLTICVHTSGKYPNCKYKEQSKKASYIVACDPPQKSDSGHFQLVPVHLDKVF; from the coding sequence ATGACACCAGCCAGAGCAGGATTCTGGCccctgctgctcctgctgctgggGCTGTGGGTAGCCAATGTCCCAGTCAGTGCCAAACCAAAGGACAAGACTCCAGCTCAGTGGTTTGAAATTCAGCACGTGCAGCCTCACCCTCGAGGATGCAATGCTGCGATGGGCAGCATCAACAAGGACAAAAAACACTGCAAAGGTCTCAACACCTTCCTGCACGATTCCTTCTCCAGTGTGGCCACCACCTGCAAGAACCCCACCATAGCCTGCAAGAACCATCGAAAAAACTGCCACAAGAGCCGAGGGCCTGTGTCCCTGACCATCTGTGTGCACACCTCGGGGAAGTACCCCAACTGCAAGTACAAAGAGCAAAGCAAGAAAGCATCCTACATAGTGGCCTGTGACCCTCCCCAGAAAAGTGACTCTGGGCACTTCCAGCTGGTTCCTGTGCACTTGGACAAAGTCTTTTAG